AGCGATGGTGCCAAGCCGGGCCCGCGCGAGGGCAAGCGCTCCTACTCCATGGAGCACTTCCGCTGGGGCAAGCCGGTGGGCAAGAAGCGGCGCCCGGTGAAGGTGTACCCTAACGGCGCCGAGGACGAGTCGGCCGAGGCCTTCCCCCTGGAGTTCAAGAGGGAGCTGACTGGCCAGCGACCCCGGGAGGGAGATGGCCCCGACGGCCCTGCCGATGACGGCGCCGGGGCCCAGGCCGACCTGGAGCACAGCCTGCTGGTGGCGGCCGAGAAGAAGGACGAGGGCCCCTACAGGATGGAGCACTTCCGCTGGGGCAGCCCGCCCAAGGACAAGCGCTACGGCGGTTTCATGACCTCCGAGAAGAGCCAGACGCCCCTGGTGACGCTGTTCAAAAACGCCATCATCAAGAACGCCTACAAGAAGGGCGAGTGAGGGCACAGCCGGGCCCCGGGGCTACCCTCCCCCAGGAGGTCGACCCCAAAGCCCCTTGCTCTCCCCTGCCCTGCTGCCGCCTCCCAGCCTGGGGGGTCGTGGCAGATAATCAGCCTCTTAAAGCTGCCTGTAGTTAGGAAATAAAACCTTTCAAATTTCACATCCACCTCTGACTTTGAATGTAAACTGTgtgaataaagtaaaaatacGTAGCCGTCAAATAACAGCAGCATGGATCGGAGGAGCACAGTGGTTTCCATGCGGTAGGATATTTCACAGGACTTAGTGAGcgtgaaaggaaaatgtgcttcctgcccccacccccaaatggATCTTCGAGGGATCAGATAGTTTGGGTGAAGGCACAGGGTGGCTCCAGCACCTCTAGGATGGCCGTATTTTCCACACACTCCACTGAGTGGGAGACTGCTCAGCTAGCACACGTGTAAAGGCAGGATTCCTGCAAGAGTGACCCCGGGCGCTCAGGGGCTCCCCGGCTCCGGTCCACCTCCAAAAGCCAGTTGGACAGGTTGAGGCCTACCCACGCCTGGGAGTGCTCTGGACTGTCAGGTGAGAAGTCTTGGTAATGTCTCCGGGGAACTGCTCGTAGCAATCCGTGGGACTTTAGGCAAGTCTCTGAACTTCTTCAAAATTTAGTTCTTTCATCTACCCCTCCCTTCCCAGTATgagggttattgtgaagattaaaggagaaaatggaCATAATCTTTTTATCATAGAAGCTAAGTGTGAGAGCTGAGAGTTAGTATCAGTTCCAATTTCACTCCCAGGCTACTCACAGATACGCTCAGACGTACggtc
This genomic window from Pan troglodytes isolate AG18354 chromosome 12, NHGRI_mPanTro3-v2.0_pri, whole genome shotgun sequence contains:
- the POMC gene encoding pro-opiomelanocortin; amino-acid sequence: MPRSCCSRSGALLLALLLQASMEVRGWCLESSQCQDLTTESNLLECIRACKPDLSAETPMFPGNGDEQPLTENPRKYVMGHFRWDRFGRRNSSSSSSGSGAGQKREDVSAGEDRGPLPEGGPEPRSDGAKPGPREGKRSYSMEHFRWGKPVGKKRRPVKVYPNGAEDESAEAFPLEFKRELTGQRPREGDGPDGPADDGAGAQADLEHSLLVAAEKKDEGPYRMEHFRWGSPPKDKRYGGFMTSEKSQTPLVTLFKNAIIKNAYKKGE